Genomic DNA from Bacteroidota bacterium:
CCCTCAAGAACTTAAAGAAGCTGAGATTCAGCGATTTTTAGCCGATTACGGGCGATAAGCCACTTCTGCAAGGTGTTTAAGGTTGGTCAGGAATAAGAGGCTGTTATCGTATTTTACGGTAATTTTACCCAAATTTGTTAAAATCTTGTTTTATTCACAAAATAGTGAAGCTTCCTGCAAAGGAAGCCTCACCATGAAAAATTAATCCTTTCCTTCTTCTTCTTTCGTTGCTTCGGTCTTTTTGATAAAGTTTCCGTTTGCATCAAATAAAGCGTCAAAGTGCATTTTATCTTTTTCCATTTCGGCTTCATACATTACCTTACCTGCCGCATCTGTAATTTTTGCAGCTTCAGATAACTTATAGCCTGCATAATTCTTTGTGCAATAATCAGTAACAGCTTTTGGTAAAGCAGATGTTTTAATCTCCTGTTCTAATTCTTTAAACGTTCCACTTGCATCAAATACAGCAGAGGATTCAACTTTATTTAAATGAAATTCAGCTTCGTAATCAGCGCCTTCCTTTTCCCATTCATCTACCTTCGATCCGGGATATTTTTTAGCAAAGCCATCTTTAACATTAGCAGGAACTTCTGCTTCTTTTAATTGTTGTGCATTTGCGTAGCTAAGCCCGAAGCATAATACGATTGTTGCGATTGTTGTTTTCATTTTTTTATCTGGTTTTAAATTTATAATTCAAAGTAACAACACAATTCTAAAGCAAATCTTTAGGCACAAATTATAACTTATAACTGTATCCAATTCTCACAACTTGTGTTTCATAATAATCGGTACTAACATACCTAAACCCGTTGCCTTGAATAGATTTCTTAATCTGCATCGTATTTAAAAGGTCGGTAGCGTTTATAAATAATTCGCCTTTACCTTTTTGAATTTGTTTTTTCATTCCTATATCCAAAGAAAACCTTGATCCTATAGTTCCTTGCGGAATTAAATCAGAAGCAAGGTAAATTGCTGTTAATTGGAAATCTGTATTTTTCTTTAAATGGAAAGTGGCATTAAGTTTTGAGTTCCAAGATATTAGTGACTGCCTATCAGAAGTATAAGTGTTTGCATAAGGATATTTATTGTAAGCTGTAAAAGCCTCAATGGTGCTTTGATAACCATTAAAATTCATATTAAGAGAAAGCCATTTTTTTACATCTTGGGAGACAATTAATTCTAATCCTGTATTATAACTCCTTCCTGCATTTTGCATAATAGAATAAATCAAAGTGCTACCGGGAACAATACTTGCAATACGGGTGATTGTACCATCTGCTATTTTGTGGTATGCTGCCGAATAGAAATATCCGTTTTTCCAGTTACCCTTATAACCTAATTCAAAGAGATTTGTGAACTGCGGACTTAATGAAGGGTTACCAACCTTTATAATTTCTGCGTCATCGTATTTAGGGAAGATTCTAATATCCACTTCGTTTGGTCTGTCAACTCTTCTATTGTAAAATAAAGAAATCTTGTTGTAGTCGTTAAACTTATATGCAAACCTTACGTTTGGAAAGGGCTGCGTATAATTGTAACCATTACTTTTATAGGTAGGATGGTTTGGATTTACTTGGTAATTCACATTAACATACTCAACTCTTAAACCTGCCTCTAATTCATATTTTTTATTTTCAAGAACGTAGTTCCCATACAATGCAGGTATCGTTTCTTTATAAGTTGCCCAACCTCCTGCTGCCGAATCAATAGGAGAATTAAGTCCCGGAAAGAACAACATGTTTGTTGGAATATTTCTATACCTAAATTTACCTCCCATTTCAATTCTACCATGTTTTAAGGGTTTAATGTAGTCGAGATTAAAATCTGCTACATGCTCATCAGAAATTAACTTAAAGGCATCATAACCTGTAAAGGTCGGCATCACATTCGTGAAGTAATACTTTTCATCTTCCCTGTGAAATGTATAATTCAATCCAATGTTTAAAGTATGTCCAGCCTGTTTGAATTTATGTAAGTATGAAGAAGATGCTGTAGCAGTTGATTTTAGTTCATCTTCTAAAAATTGCCACAGACGTTTTCTATCTGATAAATCAGAGTTAAAGAATGGTTCGTCTCCGTGATCCAAAATTCGTTCTGAACTAAATAAACCTGATAGGCTGAATTGGTTGTATTCATTGGGATTATAATCAAATCCCAATCTTCCTGTTGCAACTGTAGTGTTTCTATTTCTTTTCGTTTGCTGACGAATAATTTCTCCGCTATCATAGTAACGATCTACAAATTCATTTTTATTTAATGTGTTGGTAAGCAAGTAATCGCCCTGAAGGAATAAATTAATTTTCTTTTTTTTGTAGTTAAGTGATAGCGTTGGATTAAACTTAGGTGTGTTTTGATATTGCGGTCGAATAGTTGGTAGGTTTTCCTGCTTTATCCATAAAGCACCCAAGCCAGCTGCCAATCCTACCTTACCATTAAATCCCTCTTGTTTATTTTTTTTGTAAACGATATTAATTACACCTGCGTTACCATTAGCATCATATTTAGCTGAAGGATTATTTATGATTTCAATTTTTTCAATAGCGGAGGCAGGAATATTATCAAGGCTTGTTTGGTTTCCAAAACCTGTTAATGCAGTTTGCTTTCCATCAATTAATACAATCACTTTATCGCTGCCTCTTATCTGAACCTTTCCTTCTTGTACAGTTACTCCGGGCAAATTTTGTACGGCTTGCAAAACCGAACCACCACTTTGAGAAATGTTATTCTCAAGTGTATAGGATTTTTTATCCATTTTACCTGAAACTTCGTCTTGCTTTGCGGTTACTTCAACTTCATTTAAAACTTTTGAATCTTCAGATAATTCAATTGTACCTGCATCTAAAAACGAACTCAAACTGCCAATAAAGAAAGGTTGTCTTGAGGTCGCATAACCAATAAACGAAACTTCGATATAATATTTATCCTGCTTTAAACCATTTAATGTAAAACGCCCTTCTTCATTGGTGATAGTTCCCACAACTAAGGAACTGTCTTTCTCCGTTTTAATTAATACACTCACATAAGGCAAAGGACTTCCTGTATTTTTTCTTTAATTAGACCCGAAACAGAAATGTTTTGTGTTTGTGAATACACATTTATACTAGCAACAGAAGGACCAAGCACTCAATTGTTCTTTTTAAAATGGAGGGATTTTTAACTTTCATATCACAAACCTACTGTACAATTCTAAAGTAAATCTTTAGTTGAAATTTACTTGAAAATGATGCAATGATGATGAATAATCGTAATTGATTTTAAATCCGTAGGTTTTAGCAATTCCATTAACAATCGATAAACCAAGACCGAGAGAGTCCTTGGAGGCATCATTCTTTTTAAAACGAATAAATAAATGATCCTTGGGAATAGTCAATGGTTTACCGCTGTTAGAAATGGTCAATTGATTTTGCTTTAATTCAATAATTATTTTTCCTTTTTCATCATTGTGTCTGATTGCATTTTGAATAAGGTTTGTAAGAAGAATTTCAGCCAAAGTTGGATTCATCTTTACTATAACATCTTCTGATAAATTCAATTTCAAACCAATGTTTTTTGACTGAAACAGATCTATGTAATTATCTGCTATTTTAGAAATAAACTGCTTAATGCTTATTGATTCGCTCTCCTTAAACTGATTGTTTTCTATTTTAGATAATAAAATAAGAGCCTTATTTAACGATGCCAATTTTTTTAATGGTGTTTTCAATTATTTGAAGGCGATTCATTTCATCTTCTTTCAAATTTTCTGATTGCATTAATAAGCTCAGATTGGCTTTAATAACAGCTAATGGTGTTTGCATTTCGTGAGATGCATTTTCAGTAAATTCCTTTTGCTCTTGATAATCTGAATAAATTTTATCCATCATTTTATTTAAAGCAATATTCAACTGATTAAACTCAAGTGTATTTACTTCATTAAAATGGTGTTGTTCATGGTTCTGAATTTCGTATTTATTTAACTTAGAGAGGGTACTATAAAATGGTTTCCATAGTGTTTTTGATAACAACCAATTAACTATTACAAAGGACACTATCAAAAAACCTACAATTAAAGCAAATGTTGCAAGTATTCCCTCCAAAAGTTCCTCTTCTTCCATTGTGGTTTTAATCAAGGTAATTTGATATGTGTTTTGCTCAAACGTATAATAACTTCGCAACATTCTGGCTCCAACATTTTCCTTTTCAACACTATTATAAATTGAGGTGTCAATGAATCCTGTCTTTAATTTGCAATCTGTACATGGGATTATGTTCTCAAGGCTATCAGAACTCAAATAGATGCTTTTAGGTTCTTTCAACGATTGAATAAGTCTTTCAGCATTAACTTTTTCATTCATCAATGTTTCATCAGTTCCATCTTTCAATTCACTATTAATAAGAAAATAAGAAAGCAGCCCTGCAATAATCAGCAAAGGCAAACTAACTAAGAGATAATAAATGAGTGTTTTACTTATTAATTTCATCCGTTTACTTTAAAATTATAACCTATACCATATATCGTCTGCACATAATCCGTGCATCCTTTATCCATCAATTTTTTTCTGAGATTTCTTAAATGAACATAAATAAAATCATGGCTATCCATTTGGTCTGAGTCATCGCCCCATAAATGTTCCGCAATAGTGTTTTTTGAAACAACTCTATTTTTATTCGATATGAAAAACAATAAGAGGTCGTATTCTTTCGCTGTTAATGAAACGAGTTCATTATTTACAGTAACTTGTCTTTGATCCGGGAGGATAGTGATTTCGTTTACAACAATAGATTTGTTACCATCAAAATTCCTTCTCCGGATAAGTGCTTTAATACGTGAATTTAATTCCGCTAAATCAAATGGTTTTGCTAAATAATCATCCGCACCCAAATCAAGTCCTTGAATTTTGTCGCCTGAAGAATTTTTTTGCAGAAATGATTATAATTCCCGCTTTAGAGCCACTTTCTTTCAGCTGCTTCACAATGTCTAGTCCGCTTCCTTTTGGTAGCGTTATATCCACCAAAACACAATCGTAATCGTAAACCCCAGCTTTCTCAGATGCCTTTACAAAATCAGATGCTGACTCAACTACATACCCTTCCTGATGCAAGTACTGCTTAATTGATTTCCGAAGTTCAGGTTCATCTTCTATGAGCAGAATTTTCATAATTCAAATATCCGATTAAATTCTTAAGCAAATCTTAATTCTAATACCCTGCGAGAATCTCCTTTAAATCCGCAGGTATTTCCATAGGTTTTAGAGGTGGTACATTTGCTCCACCCGAATTTCCTAATGGAATCTCGCCAACAAAAGACTTTATACCGCCTACAAGTAACCGGGGAATTTGTCCGATGATTTCTTTAGTATTTTTTATTCGGAATGCGAATAACAACATGTGCCAATGCGTTTGAGTATGTTCATACGGCCATGCTTGCCCAAGAATGTGCGCTCGTTCAAGATGTCGCCATGCGGTTTGTAAATCTCCTTTTGAAAATGTTTCTTTTGATTTTAATAATTCTTCATCTACATGCTTTTTAAACCATGTGGAATTTTATAATGCAATTTCATTTCTTTATTTTTCAATTTCAATTTGTGTTTTCATTATCACTAATGCGGTTAAAGATAGTTTCTCCAATTCCTCTTGTTTTGAAAGAGGATTATTGGTAAGAATGAATTTAATTATCTCGTCCCTTGAAATTTGCATTAATGAAATTTAATATTTTGTATTCTAACTGCATTCAAAATTGCGACCAATGCAACTCCTACATCGGCAAATACTGCTTCCCAAAGGGTGGCTACTCCGCCTGCACCTAATGCGAGCACAATAATTTTAACCACCATTGCCATTGTGATATTCTGCCAAACAATTTTCTTGTTACGTTTCCGATTTTAATAGCCGTTACAATTTTAGAAGGCATATCATTTTGGATCACAACGTCAGCGGTTTCAATCGTTGCATCGCTACCCTAATCCTCCCATTGCAATACCTGCATCCGCCAAGGCAATTACAGGTGCATCATTTACACCATCACCTACAAAAGCAATTGTTCGGTTTTCGTTTTTAAGGCTTGTACTTTGTTTACTTTATCTTCCGGTAATAAGTTGCCAAATGCGTTTACAATATTCAATTCTTTAGCAACTTTATCTACAACGCTTTGTTTATCACCTGATAGCATTACTACTTTTAAATTAAGATTGTGCATGTCAGCAATGGCTTGTGGAGCATCTTCTTTTATTTCATCAGCAACTGTAATATAACCTGCATACTTATTGTTTATAGCAATAACAACTATGCTCTCAACAATACTTTCTATTTCGGTATCGTAAGCTATATTAAATTTCCGGAGCAATTTCGCATTTCCTGCCAATATCTGCTTGCCATTAACAACTCCTTTTAATCCATGTCCTGCAATCTCTTCAACTGTTTCAACTATTGCCTTGCTGTTTTGCACGTGTTGTGTTATTGCGATAGCAATGGGGTGTGTTGATTTACTTTCAATACCTGCTGCCAAAGTCAATAACTCATTTTGTTCAA
This window encodes:
- a CDS encoding PepSY-like domain-containing protein, whose product is MKTTIATIVLCFGLSYANAQQLKEAEVPANVKDGFAKKYPGSKVDEWEKEGADYEAEFHLNKVESSAVFDASGTFKELEQEIKTSALPKAVTDYCTKNYAGYKLSEAAKITDAAGKVMYEAEMEKDKMHFDALFDANGNFIKKTEATKEEEGKD
- a CDS encoding HAMP domain-containing histidine kinase, which gives rise to MKTPLKKLASLNKALILLSKIENNQFKESESISIKQFISKIADNYIDLFQSKNIGLKLNLSEDVIVKMNPTLAEILLTNLIQNAIRHNDEKGKIIIELKQNQLTISNSGKPLTIPKDHLFIRFKKNDASKDSLGLGLSIVNGIAKTYGFKINYDYSSSLHHFQVNFN
- a CDS encoding HAMP domain-containing histidine kinase translates to MKLISKTLIYYLLVSLPLLIIAGLLSYFLINSELKDGTDETLMNEKVNAERLIQSLKEPKSIYLSSDSLENIIPCTDCKLKTGFIDTSIYNSVEKENVGARMLRSYYTFEQNTYQITLIKTTMEEEELLEGILATFALIVGFLIVSFVIVNWLLSKTLWKPFYSTLSKLNKYEIQNHEQHHFNEVNTLEFNQLNIALNKMMDKIYSDYQEQKEFTENASHEMQTPLAVIKANLSLLMQSENLKEDEMNRLQIIENTIKKIGIVK